From Argopecten irradians isolate NY chromosome 2, Ai_NY, whole genome shotgun sequence, the proteins below share one genomic window:
- the LOC138314701 gene encoding sodium-dependent glucose transporter 1A-like, giving the protein MTNTDVSDVQNELCPLHKTPDDNLPEEKEVRAPEEIRIIDEALDSTKPFLEELRYSKDTRFKVLLSICVSMAFNILGWTKGQLGPAFVDLLLISGCDVEKGSFFMTSYFTGRVIGPILAGILSMRINRYMLLVFSLLANTTTVVSIPWCFNFHLMMAAHLLHGMSGGILLVVVTKEAVSIWGPTTRGRSYLQIINAVFSVSAFLAPMATAPFLVQQREERNQLENVHVNLTTAYNDFDPTTSYISESNLTGNLVNVTFSQPKSRLYIAYTISGGLAIIAALPFMVIFKTSTVDTIHSVNERKMNFIGNLPKFVKYLQFFNIGVYSGVVTAVDFIFSGYLTVFCVQYLHWSKTSGSLLTSTYFFAKFIARCFGVFLVRFMQSQTILLTFVLLFSLGFVGILMSAYLNLELGLWISTFLIGFTAGVVWPTFISWTNEYFVTMNARVSAYIMSTAFLTLLVTPVLCGYLMEEVSMVWFLWLCMCKSLVSVVNVLFIFFYTRAVKKDKDKI; this is encoded by the exons ATGACAAACACGGATGTAAGTGATGTTCAAAATGAATTATGTCCCCTACACAAAACACCTGATGATAATTTGCCGGAAGAGAAAGAGGTGAGGGCACCGGAAGAAATACGAATCATTGATGAGGCTTTGGACAGCACTAAACCATTCTTGGAGGAGCTTCGGTACAGCAAAGATACCAGATTTAAAGTCCTACTCAGTATATGTGTGTCTATGGCATTCAACATACTG GGTTGGACCAAAGGACAGCTTGGCCCTGCATTTGTCGATCTTTTACTTATATCTGGATGTGACGTTGAGAAAGGGTCATTTTTCATGACGTCATACTTTACCGGACGTGTGATTGGGCCGATATTGGCGGGAATTTTATCTATGAGAATAAACCGCTACATGTTACTGGTATTTTCGTTACTGGCAAACACCACAACAGTCGTATCTATCCCATGGTGTTTTAATTTTCACCTGATGATGGCAGCTCACCTACTTCACGGGATGTCAGGCGGGATTCTACTGGTCG TTGTCACAAAGGAGGCAGTCTCGATTTGGGGACCAACAACAAGAGGGCGTTCCTATCTACAGATAATAAATGCAGTTTTCTCCGTATCTGCCTTTCTCGCTCCGATGGCAACCGCGCCATTTTTAGTTCAACAGCGTGAGGAAAGGAATCAGCTTGAAAATGTACACGTCAATTTAACTACTGCGTACAACGACTTTGATCCTACAACGTCATACATCAGCGAAAGCAATTTAACTGGAAACTTAGTGAATGTTACATTTTCGCAACCAAAATCGAGACTGTACATTGCGTATACGATTTCCGGTGGACTTGCTATAATAGCTGCTTTACCCTTTATGGTGATATTCAAAACATCTACTGTTGACACGATACATTCCGTGAATGAACGTAAAATGAACTTTATTGGAAACCTTCCGAAATTCGTAAAATACCTTCAATTTTTCAACATAGGTGTATACTCCGGCGTTGTGACAGCGGTGGACTTTATTTTCAGTGGCTACCTAACTGTGTTTTGTGTCCAGTACCTTCATTGGTCAAAGACTTCAGGTTCCCTACTGACGTCAACCTACTTCTTCGCGAAGTTCATTGCTAGGTGCTTTGGTGTTTTCCTTGTTCGGTTTATGCAGTCACAGACTATCCTATTGACGTTCGTGCTATTGTTTTCACTCGGTTTTGTTGGAATACTGATGAGTGCTTATCTAAATTTAGAACTAGGTTTATGGATATCTACGTTTTTGATTGGTTTCACGGCTGGTGTTGTGTGGCCAACCTTCATCTCTTGGACAAATGAATACTTCGTTACAATGAACGCTAGAGTATCGGCTTATATCATGTCTACAGCGTTTCTAACCCTCCTGGTTACTCCGGTCTTGTGTGGGTATCTGATGGAGGAGGTCTCCATGGTCTGGTTTCTATGGTTATGCATGTGTAAATCTTTAGTAAGTGTtgttaatgttttattcatatttttctaCACGCGTGCAGTTAAAAAGGACAAGGACAAGATTTGA